One stretch of Hymenobacter chitinivorans DSM 11115 DNA includes these proteins:
- the kdpA gene encoding potassium-transporting ATPase subunit KdpA — MNHELLSILVIFGATVLLAIPLGRYLATIYRGDPSWSDFLAPLERLIFRLGGVDPNREMRWQQHLVALLTINLAWFVWAMLILCTQGSLPLNPDHNPSMTPDQAFNTAISFLVNCNLQHYSGESGVTYFSQVFCLMFLQFVTAATGLAACVVVFNALRAGTADKLGNFYHYFVRSLTRVLLPLSLVLALALVFQGTPMTWQGKMPLVTVQGDSVSVSRGPAAAMIGIKQLGTNGGGFFGVNSAHPLENPTYLTNALENGAIVLIPMAMALAFGFYLRRPRLGWMVFGVMTAGYLLLQVPTVYFELRGNPALTSMGVDQHLGSLEGKEMRVGAAASALWVIQTTVTSNGSVNAMHDSLTPISGMNALLGMMTNAFYGGVGVGFLNFFVFIIVAVFISGLMVGRTPELLGRKIEAREMKIAILVALLHPLLILAGTALSAHLYTNNPTEYAAWLANPGYHGFSEMLYEFTSSAANNGSGFEGLGDNTPFWNISTGLVMLLARYLPIIGPVAIAGILARKKFIPESAGTLRVDTATFGIMVFFVIWIIAALAFFPALALGPLAEHFTLY, encoded by the coding sequence ATGAACCACGAACTTCTCAGCATCCTCGTCATTTTCGGCGCCACGGTGCTGCTGGCTATTCCCCTGGGCCGCTACCTGGCCACCATCTACCGCGGCGACCCTAGCTGGAGCGACTTTCTGGCCCCGCTCGAGCGCCTGATCTTCCGCCTCGGCGGCGTCGACCCGAACCGGGAAATGCGCTGGCAGCAGCACCTGGTGGCGTTGCTCACCATCAACCTGGCCTGGTTTGTCTGGGCCATGCTGATTCTCTGCACCCAGGGCAGCCTGCCGCTCAACCCCGACCACAACCCCTCCATGACGCCCGACCAGGCCTTTAACACGGCCATTTCCTTTCTGGTCAACTGCAACCTGCAGCACTACTCCGGCGAGTCGGGCGTGACGTACTTCTCCCAGGTTTTCTGCCTGATGTTCCTGCAGTTCGTCACGGCCGCTACCGGCCTGGCCGCCTGCGTGGTCGTGTTCAACGCCCTGCGCGCGGGCACCGCCGACAAGCTGGGCAACTTCTACCACTACTTCGTGCGCAGCCTGACCCGGGTGCTGCTGCCCTTGTCGCTGGTACTGGCCCTGGCCCTGGTATTTCAGGGCACGCCCATGACCTGGCAGGGTAAAATGCCGCTCGTAACCGTGCAGGGCGACTCGGTGAGCGTGAGCCGCGGCCCGGCCGCAGCCATGATTGGCATTAAGCAGCTGGGTACCAACGGCGGCGGCTTCTTCGGCGTCAACTCGGCCCACCCGCTCGAAAACCCGACGTATCTGACCAACGCCCTCGAAAACGGCGCCATCGTGCTCATTCCCATGGCTATGGCCCTGGCCTTCGGCTTCTACCTGCGCCGGCCCCGCCTGGGCTGGATGGTGTTCGGGGTAATGACGGCCGGCTACCTGCTGCTGCAAGTGCCCACCGTGTACTTCGAGCTGCGCGGCAACCCGGCCCTGACCAGTATGGGCGTCGACCAGCACCTGGGCTCTTTGGAGGGCAAGGAAATGCGGGTGGGGGCGGCGGCTTCGGCGCTCTGGGTAATTCAAACCACCGTGACCAGCAACGGCTCGGTCAATGCCATGCACGACTCGCTCACGCCTATTTCGGGCATGAACGCGCTGCTGGGCATGATGACCAACGCCTTTTACGGGGGCGTAGGCGTGGGTTTTCTCAACTTCTTCGTCTTCATCATCGTGGCCGTCTTCATCTCGGGCCTGATGGTGGGCCGCACCCCGGAGCTGCTGGGCCGAAAAATTGAGGCCCGGGAAATGAAAATTGCCATCCTCGTGGCCCTGCTCCACCCGCTGCTAATCCTGGCCGGTACCGCCCTTTCGGCCCACCTCTACACCAACAACCCCACCGAGTATGCCGCCTGGCTGGCTAATCCCGGCTACCACGGCTTCTCGGAAATGCTCTACGAATTCACCTCCTCGGCCGCCAACAACGGCTCGGGCTTCGAGGGCCTGGGCGACAATACCCCGTTCTGGAACATCAGCACCGGCCTCGTCATGCTGCTGGCCCGCTACCTGCCCATCATCGGCCCCGTGGCCATTGCCGGCATCCTGGCCCGCAAAAAGTTCATTCCCGAATCGGCCGGCACCCTGCGCGTCGACACGGCCACCTTCGGCATCATGGTCTTCTTCGTGATTTGGATTATTGCCGCCCTGGCCTTCTTCCCGGCCCTGGCCCTGGGCCCCCTCGCCGAGCATTTCACCCTGTACTAG
- the kdpB gene encoding potassium-transporting ATPase subunit KdpB encodes MPSPSQSLFQPALVAEAVKQAFVKLDPRIMFRNPVMFTVEVGTAVMFCVTLGLLFRPDAAQGSFGYNCTVFVVLLLTLLFANFAEAIAEARGKAQADSLRKTRQDTPARRRRADGSFEEISSAQLGKGDVFVVEAGEIIATDGEIIEGLATIDESAITGESAPVIREAGGDKSSVTGGTKVLSDRIVVQVTTAPGESFLDKMIALVEGASRQKTPNEIALTILLAGFTLVFVIVCVTLAPFAAYAHTPIAIAAFIALFVCLIPTTIGGLLSAIGIAGMDRALRANVITKSGKAVETAGDIDVLLLDKTGTITIGNRKATHFWPAPGVAIGQFIEAATLSSLTDETPEGKSIVELARDNKVSPEQLQTQLQGAELIKFTAETRSSGVTLADGTRLRKGAADAIRQLAEKTGNAYPAEVAERVKTVASNGGTPLVLSHNDRVLGVVELQDIIKPGIQERFARLRNMGIKTVMVTGDNPLTAKFIAEKAGVDDFIAEAKPEDKMLYIRREQEQGKLVAMMGDGTNDAPALAQADVGVAMNSGTQAAKEAGNMVDLDNDPTKLIEVVEIGKQLLMTRGTLTTFSIANDVAKYFAIVPALFMVGIPALGALNIMGLKSPQSAILSAVIFNALIIPALVPLALKGVAYQPLGASALLRRNLLIYGLGGVVVPFVGIKVIDLVVGLFL; translated from the coding sequence ATGCCTTCTCCATCCCAATCCTTGTTTCAACCCGCGCTGGTCGCGGAGGCCGTTAAGCAGGCCTTCGTCAAACTCGACCCGCGCATCATGTTCCGCAACCCGGTGATGTTTACCGTGGAAGTCGGGACGGCGGTCATGTTCTGCGTCACGCTGGGCCTGCTCTTCCGGCCCGACGCGGCCCAGGGCAGCTTCGGCTACAACTGCACCGTGTTCGTGGTGCTGCTGCTGACCCTGCTCTTCGCCAATTTTGCCGAGGCCATTGCCGAGGCCCGCGGCAAGGCCCAGGCCGACTCGCTGCGCAAAACCCGCCAGGACACACCCGCCCGCCGCCGCCGCGCCGACGGCAGCTTCGAGGAAATCAGCTCGGCCCAGCTCGGCAAAGGCGACGTATTCGTGGTCGAAGCCGGCGAAATCATTGCCACCGACGGCGAAATCATCGAGGGCCTGGCCACCATCGACGAGTCGGCCATTACGGGCGAGTCGGCCCCGGTTATCCGCGAAGCCGGCGGCGATAAATCCAGCGTCACGGGCGGCACCAAGGTCTTGTCGGACCGCATCGTGGTGCAGGTCACCACGGCCCCCGGCGAGTCGTTTCTCGACAAGATGATAGCCCTGGTGGAAGGCGCTTCGCGGCAGAAAACGCCCAACGAAATTGCCCTCACCATCCTGCTGGCGGGCTTTACGCTGGTCTTCGTGATTGTGTGCGTCACGCTGGCGCCTTTTGCTGCTTACGCCCACACGCCCATTGCCATTGCCGCCTTCATTGCCCTCTTCGTGTGTTTGATTCCGACCACCATCGGCGGCTTGCTCTCGGCCATCGGCATTGCCGGCATGGACCGGGCCCTGCGCGCCAACGTCATCACCAAGAGCGGCAAGGCCGTGGAAACCGCCGGCGACATCGACGTGCTGCTGCTCGACAAAACGGGCACTATCACCATCGGCAACCGCAAGGCCACCCACTTCTGGCCCGCCCCGGGCGTGGCCATCGGGCAGTTTATCGAGGCCGCCACGCTCAGCTCGCTCACCGACGAAACGCCCGAGGGCAAGAGCATCGTGGAGCTGGCCCGGGATAATAAAGTCAGCCCCGAGCAGCTCCAGACCCAGTTGCAGGGCGCCGAGCTCATCAAGTTCACCGCCGAAACCCGCAGCAGCGGCGTGACCCTGGCCGACGGCACCCGCTTACGCAAGGGCGCGGCCGACGCCATCCGGCAGCTGGCCGAAAAAACCGGCAATGCCTACCCCGCGGAAGTCGCTGAGCGGGTGAAAACCGTGGCCAGCAACGGCGGCACGCCCTTGGTGCTCAGTCATAACGACCGGGTGCTGGGCGTCGTGGAGTTGCAGGACATCATCAAGCCCGGCATTCAGGAACGGTTTGCCCGCCTGCGCAACATGGGCATCAAAACGGTGATGGTAACCGGCGACAACCCGCTCACGGCCAAATTCATTGCCGAAAAAGCCGGGGTCGACGACTTCATTGCCGAGGCCAAGCCCGAGGACAAGATGCTCTACATCCGCCGCGAGCAGGAGCAGGGCAAGCTCGTGGCCATGATGGGCGACGGCACCAACGACGCCCCGGCCCTGGCCCAGGCCGACGTGGGGGTGGCCATGAACTCGGGCACCCAGGCCGCCAAGGAAGCCGGCAACATGGTCGACCTCGACAACGACCCGACCAAGCTCATCGAGGTGGTCGAAATCGGCAAGCAGCTACTCATGACCCGCGGCACGCTCACCACCTTCAGCATTGCCAACGACGTGGCCAAGTACTTTGCCATCGTGCCGGCGCTGTTTATGGTGGGCATCCCGGCCCTGGGTGCGCTGAACATCATGGGGCTCAAGTCGCCGCAGTCGGCCATTCTCTCGGCCGTCATCTTCAACGCCCTGATCATTCCGGCCCTGGTGCCGCTGGCCCTCAAGGGCGTGGCCTACCAGCCCTTGGGTGCCTCGGCCCTGCTGCGCCGCAACCTGCTCATCTACGGCCTGGGCGGGGTAGTCGTGCCCTTCGTCGGCATCAAGGTCATTGATCTGGTGGTCGGGCTCTTTTTGTAA
- a CDS encoding potassium-transporting ATPase subunit F, translating into MMPALFLLSLATFGYLSYVLLRPEKF; encoded by the coding sequence ATGATGCCCGCCCTGTTTCTGCTGTCTTTGGCCACGTTTGGCTACCTGAGCTACGTGCTGCTGCGCCCGGAAAAATTCTAA
- a CDS encoding sigma-54-dependent transcriptional regulator has translation MPTGTLLLIDDEGPLRQAIARMLELEGYTVLQAPDARRGLETLQQHADEVLVILSDVKLPDGFGLDLLPRYQAKAPLAEVILLTAFGTITDGVQAMKQGAFDYLTKGDSDDQLVVVVDRAVEKAQLQRRVAELEKKVGTQYSFESMIGHAPALEQAKRTARQVAQTDATVLLEGPTGAGKELFAQAIHYGSPRRSKPFVALNCSAFPKDLLESELFGYKKGAFTGAQADKKGLLEEASGGTLFLDEIGELDVMLQAKLLRVLETQEFTKIGDTRPTRVNVRVVAATNRNLRQEAEQGHFRADLYYRLSVVVVAVPPLSARRSDVPLLTRFFLLHFAAKLRRRPLELTPEALQALENYPWPGNVRELKNVLERASILTPPDQPLTVDDLPVELQLAALNNPRPDAPPPDERNLRSAEKQHIQRVLLEEHGNKTETARVLGIALTTLYRKIQDYGL, from the coding sequence ATGCCGACCGGTACCCTGCTGCTCATCGACGACGAAGGCCCGCTGCGCCAGGCTATTGCCCGCATGCTGGAGCTGGAAGGCTACACGGTTTTGCAGGCCCCGGACGCCCGCCGCGGCCTGGAAACGTTGCAGCAGCACGCCGACGAAGTCCTGGTCATTCTCTCCGACGTGAAGCTGCCCGACGGCTTCGGCCTCGATTTGCTGCCCCGCTACCAGGCCAAAGCTCCGCTGGCCGAAGTCATCCTGCTTACCGCCTTTGGCACCATCACCGACGGGGTGCAGGCCATGAAGCAGGGCGCTTTCGACTACCTGACCAAGGGCGACTCCGACGACCAGCTGGTCGTCGTCGTGGACCGGGCCGTGGAAAAAGCCCAGCTGCAGCGCCGGGTGGCCGAGCTGGAAAAGAAAGTCGGAACCCAGTACAGCTTCGAGAGCATGATTGGCCACGCCCCGGCCCTGGAGCAGGCCAAGCGCACGGCCCGGCAGGTTGCCCAAACCGATGCCACGGTGCTGCTCGAAGGCCCCACAGGGGCCGGTAAGGAGCTCTTTGCCCAGGCCATTCACTACGGCAGCCCCCGCCGCAGCAAGCCCTTCGTGGCCCTGAACTGCTCGGCCTTTCCCAAGGATTTGCTCGAATCCGAGCTGTTTGGCTACAAGAAAGGCGCCTTCACCGGAGCCCAGGCCGACAAGAAAGGCCTGCTCGAAGAAGCCTCGGGCGGCACGCTGTTTCTGGACGAAATCGGGGAGCTCGACGTGATGCTGCAGGCCAAGCTGCTGCGGGTGCTCGAAACCCAGGAGTTCACCAAAATCGGGGATACCCGGCCTACCCGGGTCAACGTGCGGGTGGTGGCGGCCACCAACCGCAACCTGCGCCAGGAAGCCGAGCAGGGCCATTTCCGGGCCGACTTGTACTACCGTCTCTCGGTGGTGGTCGTGGCCGTGCCCCCGCTCAGTGCCCGCCGCAGTGACGTGCCCCTGCTGACCCGGTTTTTCCTGCTGCACTTTGCCGCCAAGCTGCGCCGCCGGCCCCTGGAGCTCACGCCCGAAGCCCTGCAGGCCCTGGAAAACTACCCCTGGCCCGGCAACGTGCGCGAGCTGAAGAACGTGCTGGAGCGGGCCTCCATCCTGACCCCGCCCGACCAGCCCCTGACCGTCGACGACCTGCCCGTGGAGCTGCAGCTGGCCGCCCTGAACAATCCGCGGCCCGACGCGCCCCCGCCGGATGAGCGCAACCTACGCAGCGCCGAAAAGCAGCACATTCAGCGCGTCTTGCTCGAAGAGCACGGCAACAAAACCGAAACCGCCCGGGTGCTCGGCATTGCCCTGACCACGCTCTACCGCAAAATCCAGGACTACGGCCTCTAG